In Ipomoea triloba cultivar NCNSP0323 chromosome 7, ASM357664v1, a single genomic region encodes these proteins:
- the LOC116025952 gene encoding uncharacterized protein LOC116025952, producing the protein MGLARSHSMRNGDYLEGMVSNNKPRSSQQKAATSARLITLLTCLQFTFAVYATFLLYYMSPAVDLRAKPDFSWIAHRWKHFMTPQHAVSKAVVRAEIAPKLNSRAEVCEREEIGFLQKKSDDAVMVKMKRELYGEVLDFQNRRFGTETLPELMAMESKWDLGGPNRPKITVILNHFKRKTLCAQLDSLLRQTLPFHHVWVVSFGSPKEQSLRRIVESYNDSRISLVSSRYDFKYYGRFQLALQTEADLVYVVDDDMIPGKKMLQILAHVAGTDKYKNSVLGSIGRILPFRQKDFSFPSYRKPRAKEAGLYLPDPAYDILVERIVRVDFLSSSWFLSAELVKTLFIETPFTFMTGEDLHLSYQLQKYRNGSSFVVPIDPNDKETWGDSEHRLAYVSETTVIFKDIVQARDDQWWRALSSGYVTQWAAMHPQRTDALFYAHSVDEVRALAPLLEKFRASVGKKAYIVVSGGCEDAAAALKWAKTVCRERRFKIMDLGIDGLSGSSSSEVAVLQGVYASMKGLIKIHNPSLVITVSDANSIIIKALKMAVEADRTNATLVLLPRLSVPRVLWMPDLRSTALPNWNRMRVTISIITQNRANSLARLLKSLSNAYYIGDEIPITFNMDSKVDNATLKLVNSFDWPHGTKTLRRRIVQGGLIRAVSESWYPSSDDEYGVLLEDDIEVSPYYYLWIKYALLAYHYDPQVSLPELSSISLYTPRLVEVVKERPKWNATEFFKHVHPNTPYLHQLPCSWGAVFFPKHWREFYAYMSLRFTQDPKQNPVQIPRSRTNGWQASWKKFLIDMMYLRGYVSLYPNFPNQASFSTNHMEPGAHIAAKDNVVGHKKDDFEVPLLGQDFAALLPGGKMPPASKLPVLNLFNQAVSLKGLKAAGAKLKQDVLACEESEVVVVNHHTGMPSHCARF; encoded by the exons ATGGGATTAGCTAGGAGCCATTCAATGAGGAATGGGGACTACTTGGAAGGAATGGTGAGTAACAACAAGCCAAGATCATCACAGCAAAAGGCTGCAACTTCTGCAAGGCTTATAACACTTCTCACATGCTTACAATTCACCTTTGCTGTTTATGCAACATTCCTTTTGTACTACATGAGCCCTGCTGTGGATCTCAGAGCCAAACCCGACTTCTCGTGGATCGCGCACCGGTGGAAGCACTTCATGACCCCCCAACATGCGGTCAGTAAGGCCGTAGTGAGAGCTGAGATCGCCCCGAAATTGAATTCCCGGGCTGAAGTTTGCGAGCGCGAGGAGATTGGTTTTCTGCAGAAGAAGTCTGATGATGCTGTGATGGTTAAGATGAAGAGGGAGCTTTATGGAGAAGTGTTGGATTTCCAGAACAGGAGGTTTGGTACCGAGACCCTGCCCGAGCTTATGGCGATGGAGTCCAAGTGGGATTTGGGCGGTCCAAACAGGCCGAAAATCACAGTAATTCTCAACCATTTCAAGAGGAAGACACTCTGTGCTCAGCTTGACTCTCTGCTGAGACAGACCCTTCCCTTTCACCATGTTTGGGTGGTCTCATTTGGGAGCCCTAAAGAGCAGTCCTTGAGGAGAATAGTCGAAAGCTATAACGACTCACGAATAAGCCTCGTCTCTTCTCGCTATGATTTCAAGTACTATGGCAGGTTCCAGCTCGCCCTGCAGACAGAAGCTGATCTGGTTTACGTCGTGGACGATGATATGATCCCGGGGAAGAAAATGCTGCAGATTTTGGCACACGTGGCGGGGACTGACAAGTACAAGAACTCTGTCCTGGGAAGTATTGGCAGGATTCTGCCCTTTAGACAGAAGGATTTTAGCTTCCCTAGCTATAGAAAGCCTCGGGCGAAAGAGGCCGGGCTTTACCTGCCTGATCCTGCTTACGATATCTTGGTTGAGAGAATCGTTCGGGTGGATTTCCTGTCGAGTTCTTGGTTCCTCTCTGCAGAACTTGTGAAAACTCTCTTCATCGAAACGCCCTTCACTTTCATGACTGGGGAGGATTTGCACTTgag TTATCAGCTTCAGAAGTACAGAAATGGCAGTTCATTTGTGGTGCCAATTGATCCGAATGATAAGGAAACATGGGGAGACAGTGAGCACAGATTAGCCTATGTCTCGGAAACCACTGTGATCTTCAAAGACATTGTGCAGGCTAGGGATGATCAGTGGTGGAGAGCCCTCTCGAGTGGCTACGTGACACAATGGGCCGCGATGCATCCTCAGAGAACAGATGCCCTCTTCTACGCCCACTCGGTTGACGAGGTGAGAGCCCTCGCCCCACTTCTCGAGAAGTTCAGGGCGAGCGTTGGGAAGAAGGCCTACATCGTTGTCTCGGGAGGCTGCGAGGATGCTGCTGCAGCTCTGAAGTGGGCGAAAACGGTGTGCAGAGAGCGCAGGTTCAAGATTATGGACCTGGGAATCGATGGATTGTCAGGAAGTTCCAGCTCTGAAGTGGCTGTTTTGCAGGGAGTTTATGCCAGCATGAAAGGGCTGATCAAGATTCATAACCCTAGCCTGGTGATCACAGTTTCTGATGCCAATTCTATCATCATCAAAGCACTGAAAATGGCTGTTGAGGCTGATAGAACCAATGCCACACTTGTTCTCCTGCCAAGATTGTCTGTCCCTAGGGTTCTCTGGATGCCCGATCTTCGCTCCACAGCATTACCAA ATTGGAACCGGATGAGGGTAACCATTAGCATTATTACTCAAAACCGGGCGAATTCATTGGCAAGGCTTCTCAAGTCTCTCAGCAATGCCTACTACATTGGGGATGAAATCCCCATCACCTTCAACATGGATAGCAAAGTAGACAATGCAACTCTAAAGCTAGTGAACTCGTTCGATTGGCCACACGGGACGAAAACTCTTAGGAGAAGGATCGTGCAGGGAGGACTGATCCGAGCCGTGAGTGAAAGTTGGTACCCTTCGTCAGACGACGAGTACGGGGTACTATTAGAGGACGACATCGAAGTCTCCCCTTACTATTATTTATGGATTAAGTACGCCCTCCTGGCCTACCACTATGACCCTCAAGTGTCCCTCCCGGAACTCTCCTCAATCTCTCTTTACACGCCGCGTTTGGTGGAAGTGGTGAAGGAGCGGCCCAAATGGAACGCCACGGAGTTCTTCAAACACGTCCACCCAAACACGCCGTACCTCCACCAGCTCCCCTGCAGCTGGGGCGCCGTTTTTTTCCCCAAACACTGGAGAGAATTCTACGCCTACATGAGCCTTCGATTCACCCAGGATCCCAAACAAAACCCCGTCCAAATCCCTAGATCCCGAACCAACGGCTGGCAAGCCTCGTGGAAGAAATTCCTGATCGACATGATGTACCTGCGAGGCTACGTTAGCCTCTACCCGAATTTCCCGAACCAGGCGAGCTTCTCCACCAACCACATGGAGCCCGGCGCGCATATCGCGGCGAAGGACAACGTTGTCGGGCACAAAAAGGACGACTTCGAGGTGCCGCTTTTGGGACAAGACTTCGCCGCGCTCTTGCCTGGCGGGAAAATGCCGCCGGCGTCGAAACTGCCGGTGCTGAACCTCTTCAACCAGGCGGTTTCTCTCAAGGGATTGAAGGCGGCCGGAGCGAAGCTGAAGCAGGATGTTCTTGCGTGCGAGGAGAGCGAGGTTGTTGTCGTTAACCACCACACAGGCATGCCTTCGCATTGTGCTAGATTCTGA